One Turneriella parva DSM 21527 genomic region harbors:
- a CDS encoding NAD(P)/FAD-dependent oxidoreductase, translating into MSQKPQLKIAIVGGGYAGLAAAIELKAQGFGGSATVFDARSFHQKITQWHKLARGERAATYELPFALLSRRFHFNFSQRRVDVVKLLADPERELRGKFSAIIIAQGSHSPPAPTGVWTLDALRDDAIVQTEVQNTTGKVITIVGGGPTGVQFAFEFAARGNRVTLYEARDRLLPTFDYSLGQTAEAEARSAGIEIRLNTEITQVEHETVTSRSGATESSQRADHVLFVPGVRSTPSITCDVSGRVESNQHPNIFAAGDSSYFSGRGLNTKSAQAAVRKGQHVARSVIAAAMQRPLPEYTYGELGYFVSLGPNNAVGYLLSQKTAFSGRAALMLKEATERQYNLYLAGLPVYP; encoded by the coding sequence TTGTCTCAGAAACCACAACTGAAGATTGCGATCGTTGGTGGCGGCTATGCAGGTCTTGCTGCAGCTATTGAGCTCAAGGCTCAGGGCTTCGGCGGTTCAGCGACGGTGTTCGATGCGCGAAGTTTTCACCAAAAGATTACGCAATGGCATAAACTTGCCCGGGGCGAACGCGCTGCGACGTACGAATTGCCATTCGCGCTGCTCAGCCGAAGATTTCACTTTAACTTTTCGCAGCGCCGGGTCGATGTCGTAAAGCTGCTCGCGGACCCTGAACGCGAACTCCGCGGCAAATTCTCGGCCATTATCATAGCGCAGGGTTCGCACAGCCCACCTGCGCCAACAGGCGTCTGGACACTCGATGCCCTGCGCGATGACGCAATCGTACAGACCGAAGTGCAAAACACCACCGGCAAAGTCATCACGATTGTCGGCGGCGGGCCGACGGGTGTACAGTTTGCTTTCGAATTTGCGGCGCGGGGCAACCGCGTAACTCTCTATGAAGCCCGTGATCGCCTGCTGCCTACATTTGACTATTCACTCGGGCAGACAGCAGAAGCGGAGGCCAGATCAGCAGGCATTGAGATCCGCCTGAATACAGAAATTACGCAAGTTGAGCACGAAACCGTGACAAGCCGCAGCGGTGCAACCGAATCGTCGCAGCGTGCAGACCATGTTCTGTTCGTGCCTGGCGTTCGCTCGACGCCGTCGATCACCTGTGATGTATCGGGGCGGGTTGAGAGCAACCAGCATCCGAATATTTTTGCCGCAGGCGATAGCAGCTATTTCAGCGGCCGCGGGCTCAATACCAAAAGCGCGCAAGCAGCGGTGCGAAAAGGCCAGCACGTTGCGCGCTCGGTTATCGCTGCTGCGATGCAAAGGCCTCTGCCTGAATACACCTATGGTGAGCTAGGTTACTTTGTTTCGCTCGGCCCCAATAACGCGGTCGGCTACCTGCTGTCGCAAAAAACGGCGTTTTCGGGCCGCGCGGCCCTGATGCTCAAAGAAGCCACCGAGAGGCAGTACAACCTGTATCT